Proteins from a genomic interval of Narcine bancroftii isolate sNarBan1 chromosome 12, sNarBan1.hap1, whole genome shotgun sequence:
- the sp2 gene encoding transcription factor Sp2 — MSDQQDSMAATATISPSEYLQPAALPVTEDSQPSPLALLAATCSKIGPPAAETGSSPSPVAVQVVTKKLPLLKPAPAPNGQNGGNLSFITANGKVFQLQGSQVGNAAVSPPNSGQLVLAIQNQAVVSKGSRPGVQYQVLPQVQTLGGQSIQIANVQQNVASQIQIIPGTNQAFVTSTPVSSAPKVCPQTMQVKSASLPVQVQRVGGSTLQTQGNVIKLAGGGNMALSLPMSNLVGAGDSTPIQLTGDTVCGTNVTKIGKRSRRKSANPSTMAETVTFVEASSGNVIQSGTNMLLLQSPGSSVLQVVQQKQEQPVQSIPQQAIRVVQAASMSGHTLPTVPQKSPQNFQVQTSEHNSTPVIIRTHSVSSPGQVNWQALPVKNTSTLQQASSPTGPSALPRIAPAGGGKRSTTSSMIRKGNALPRIAPAGGAINLNAAQFASGQSIQTISINGLQVPGVPVTVTNAAGQQQLSVQTGVVSPVSANNITITGLSPSQLSQLQVEPALPSDEIPAQQGQQSKKMKRMACTCPNCKDGEKRSGEVGKKKHICHIPGCEKIFRKTSLLRAHVRLHTGERPFVCSWVFCGKRFTRSDELQRHARTHTGDKRFECGQCHKRFMRSDHLTKHYKTHLNTKNLV, encoded by the exons ACCAGCAGGACAGTATGGCTGCTACTGCCACTATTAGTCCCAGTGAGTACCTCCAACCAGCTGCGTTGCCAGTGACAGAG GATTCGCAGCCCTCCCCACTTGCTCTCCTGGCAGCTACCTGCAGCAAGATCGGCCCTCCAGCTGCAGAGACTGGCTCGTCACCCTCCCCAGTGGCAGTGCAGGTGGTCACCAAGAAGTTGCCACTCTTGAAGCCAGCCCCGGCACCCAACGGACAAAACGGTGGCAACCTCAGCTTCATCACAGCCAATGGAAAAGTCTTCCAACTCCAGGGGTCGCAGGTGGGCAATGCAGCTGTTAGCCCCCCCAACTCAGGGCAGTTGGTGCTCGCCATCCAGAACCAAGCAGTGGTCAGCAAAGGTTCGCGACCTGGAGTTCAGTACCAGGTGCTCCCCCAGGTACAGACACTTGGAGGCCAGTCCATTCAGATCGCCAATGTCCAGCAGAATGTGGCGAGTCAAATTCAGATCATTCCAGGAACCAACCAAGCCTTCGTTACCTCCACACCAGTGAGCAGTGCGCCAAAGGTGTGCCCCCAGACGATGCAGGTGAAGTCTGCCTCCCTCCCTGTGCAAGTGCAGAGGGTGGGGGGCTCGACTCTCCAGACCCAGGGCAACGTCATCAAATTGGCAGGTGGAGGCAACATGGCACTGTCTTTGCCCATGAGCAACTTGGTCGGTGCCGGTGACAGCACCCCCATACAGTTGACCGGTGACACTGTGTGTGGCACCAATGTGACGAAAATTGGCAAGCGATCACGGAGGAAATCGGCAAACCCCTCGACGATGGCAGAAACAGTGACTTTCGTGGAGGCCTCATCGGGCAATGTCATTCAGTCGGGGACCAACATGTTGTTGCTACAGAGCCCTGGTTCCAGTGTCCTGCAGGTGGTTCAGCAGAAGCAAGAGCAGCCAGTGCAGAGCATTCCGCAACAGGCGATCCGCGTGgtgcaggcagcatccatgagcgGTCACACCCTTCCCACCGTCCCTCAGAAATCCCCACAGAACTTCCAGGTCCAGACCAGTGAGCACAACTCCACCCCTGTCATCATCAGGACCCATTCTGTCTCCTCCCCGGGACAGGTGAACTGGCAGGCTTTGCCTGTGAAGAACACCTCCACACTCCAGCAAGCATCTAGCCCCACGGGGCCAAGCGCTTTGCCCCGGATTGCCCCAGCAGGAGGTGGGAAGAGATCCACCACAAGCTCAATGATCCGGAAGGGGAATGCCTTGCCGAGGATAGCTCCAGCAGGAGGAGCCATTAACCTGAACGCTGCACAGTTTGCCTCTGGCCAGTCGATCCAGACCATCAGCATCAATGGACTACAGGTGCCTGGAGTTCCAGTGACTGTCACCAATGCTGCAG GACAGCAACAGTTGAGTGTGCAGACAGGTGTGGTGTCACCAGTCTCTGCCAACAATATCACCATCACCGGACTGAGTCCAAGTCAGCTCAGCCAGCTGCAGGTGGAGCCTGCCCTGCCATCTGATGAGATCCCTGCACAGCAAGGGCAGCAGAGCAAGAAAATGAAACGGATGGCCTGCACCTGTCCAAACTGCAAGGACGGTGAGAAAAG AAGTGGAGAAGTTGGGAAGAAGAAGCACATTTGCCACATTCCAGGCTGTGAAAAGATATTCCGGAAAACATCCTTGCTACGAGCCCATGTCCGCTTACACACGGGGGAGCGGCCGTTTGTCTGTAGTTGGGTCTTCTGTGGAAAGAGGTTCACTCGGAGTGACGAGCTACAGAGGCATGCACGGACTCACACAG GTGACAAACGCTTCGAGTGTGGACAGTGTCACAAGCGTTTCATGAGGAGTGACCATCTGACCAAACACTACAAAACGCACTTGAACACAAAGAACTTGGTCTAA